The DNA sequence GTTCAAAGCGCAAGGCTATCTGACCCTATCGGCAGGCAAGATTTTTCATTCGCAGCCCGGAGATGAGAGAATGAAGAGCATCTGGGATGAGGAATTAGGCCCCAAAGACTACGGTCCTCGCCCATTGACCCCAAGCATCCCAAAATCCTTCAAAAGGCACAAGAATTTTGACTACCAAGCGTGGACCGGACCCGATACTGATTTTCCTGATGTGGTGAATACCGAAATCACCATCCAGCGTCTCAAACAGACTTACGAAAAGCCATTTTTCATGGCGATGGGATACTATCGCCCCCATAATCCATGGACGGCTCCGAAGCGATATTTCGATATGTATCCGCTGGAGGAAATTCAATTGCCGCCAGTGCTAGACAACGATTTGGATGATCTCCCAGCCAAAGGCAAAAAGATGGCAGGCGATGGTCTCCTTTTTCAGCAACTGAAAGACTCTGATCATTGGCGCAAAACCGTGCAAGCCTATATGGCCTGTATCACCTTCATGGATGATCAACTCGGTCAGCTCCTCGACGCATTGGCCCAAAGTCCACATGCAGAAAACACCATCGTGGTCCTATTTAGCGATCACGGATTTCACCTTGGAGAAAAGACCCATTTTGCCAAGCATACCATCTGGGAGCGATCAGCCCGGACTTTGATGATGATGAAAGTCCCCAAATTGACTCAGCCAAATTCTCAATATTCCTATCCCGTCAGTTTGCTAGATCTCTACCCCACGCTTGTGGATCTATGTGAGCTGGAGGCTCCCTCCCAAGAGCTGTTTGGCCACAGCCTACGCTATGCATTGGCGGACCCCACCCAACCAGCGAAAAGATACGCTATCACGATCAATACCAAAGGATGTTCAGTCCGTTCCAAACGGTGGCGATATATCGACTACGGGAATGGAACTGGGGAACTATACGACCTCCTGAATGACCCACATGAATGGGCCAATCTCTGGCAAAAACGGACCTATAGCGACATCAAGAGAAGGCTCAAGACTTGGGTTCCCTCGGGCGCTGAAATCCCCAACTACGAGGAGGCAGAATTCCTCGAAACAGGGACAGACGGCTAATTAACCTCTACAAGGGAAGCTGATTGGAATTCTATTCGCTTCCCTTCCGCTCTTTTAATTCTTCCACTACTACATCAACCTATCTATGAAAAACCTCCTACGCACCATCGGAGTTGCGAGGGCCACATTCTATGGCCTCCCCTCAACTCACAAACCAGCAAAGATCCTCAAGCAACGGGCCTGGTATTTGGCGATACTCTGTGTGCTTGGTATGGCCCAAGTCTCTGCCCAAACGACGGTTACGGTCAAATTTGATGAACCCGCCTATTATCCATTGCTTAAGGACAAGGGCAGTGTTTTTTTGGAAAGTTATCCCAACCAAGGTTCCCTTTCTGTCGAGGAATCCATGGATATGCTGGCCCCCTTAGAAGTGGGTGCGTTTCGTATTCTTTCGCGACAAGGAGGAACGAACCACGTCGACACCCTCAATGGGGAGGTTGTGGTAAATCGCGTCGATAGGCTCAATAGCTTTATTTCTAGTGCGCTGCAATATAAGGTGGAGCCCGTCTTGACGCTATTTCAGACTCCGGATTACCTCCTTCCTCCAGATGCGCCCAATAGCAAGGCTGCCCCGACAGATATGGTCGAATACGGCCGAGCGATGGCCGCATACACCGCTCAGTTTGTAGATACCAAACCGCTGATGTGGGAGATTTGGAACGAACCTCAGAGTACGGAATTTCTGATATCGGATGATGTGATCGGCGACTACAATGAGATCTACCGGCAAGTGGTCCCTCGAGTGCGCAGTGTCGACCCAGATGCTGTCATCGTTGGGCCGGCCATGGCCAACAACGGTCCTAGACTGGCCTTCACCCAAGCATTTGTTCAAAACCTGAAGGACAACGATCTGCCCATTGATTACTATTCGATTCATTCCTACGGCAACTCCGGCACCAGACTTCAGGACCTCATAGATCTTACTCGCGAGGAATTGAGTGATGATTTCCAGACTGTGCCGCTTGTCTTTACCGAATATGAGTATTACCCAGCGGGCAATAATCAACCCAGCCAAGCGAATCGAATTCTGACGATCGGTGCTGCGAATTGGTTGAATGATATGAGTTACTTCATCGAGCAGACCGATATTCCCTATATCACGTGGAATCGGTGGATGGAAAAACC is a window from the Pontibacter sp. G13 genome containing:
- a CDS encoding sulfatase encodes the protein MASFLNHLFSYGLLLVLLWGKGTVFAQQKPNVLFIAIDDLNDYVSLLQDYPGIQTPNLDKFAKQAMTFTNAHTAAPLCNPSRTAVLTGFGPNRTGIHSNKDKIQDSEIALAATFLPELFKAQGYLTLSAGKIFHSQPGDERMKSIWDEELGPKDYGPRPLTPSIPKSFKRHKNFDYQAWTGPDTDFPDVVNTEITIQRLKQTYEKPFFMAMGYYRPHNPWTAPKRYFDMYPLEEIQLPPVLDNDLDDLPAKGKKMAGDGLLFQQLKDSDHWRKTVQAYMACITFMDDQLGQLLDALAQSPHAENTIVVLFSDHGFHLGEKTHFAKHTIWERSARTLMMMKVPKLTQPNSQYSYPVSLLDLYPTLVDLCELEAPSQELFGHSLRYALADPTQPAKRYAITINTKGCSVRSKRWRYIDYGNGTGELYDLLNDPHEWANLWQKRTYSDIKRRLKTWVPSGAEIPNYEEAEFLETGTDG